The following proteins are encoded in a genomic region of Thermodesulfobacteriota bacterium:
- a CDS encoding integrase — MSTMITEIYDALRAAGAPEDKAKEAAKAVAHDIEDMKRDVHLVKWMAGVNIALSLAILARLLIK, encoded by the coding sequence ATGAGCACCATGATCACCGAGATATACGATGCGCTCAGGGCAGCCGGCGCGCCGGAAGACAAGGCCAAGGAAGCCGCCAAGGCCGTTGCCCACGATATCGAGGATATGAAGCGCGACGTCCATCTCGTCAAGTGGATGGCAGGCGTCAATATCGCCCTGAGCCTCGCCATCCTTGCCCGACTTCTCATCAAGTAG